The Catenuloplanes niger genome includes a window with the following:
- a CDS encoding cation:proton antiporter has product MDTIDLAFALFGAGALLAGLLPRLVEGRPFSMPIAFLGLGMLVFAIPSPLPDLDPMAHPELTEHLTELGVLVALMGAGLKIDRPIGLRRWSAVWRLLALAMPLTIAAVALLGWAWAGLGPAAALLLAASLAPTDPVLAAEVQVGEPTDEEDSEDEVRFSLTAEAGLNDGLAFPFVALALAMIPGLTWGSLGHWALVDVGWKIAAGVAGGTAVGWLLGWLFFRARPERLRPALHAEGLMALAATFLAYGATEMIGGYGFLAVFVAARAIRGAERGHEYHQVLHDFSEQIERLLTVLLLLLLGGAVVDGLLKPLTWGAAATGLALVFLIRPLAGRLSLIGAPGRRAEHWVVGIFGIRGVGTFFYLAYALGHAEIPDAPLLWATAAFVVIISVVLHGVAATPVMAKLDRMHERSHVQQERAGDACDQEDTRCTVQVTPSKQ; this is encoded by the coding sequence ATGGACACCATAGATCTGGCGTTCGCGCTGTTCGGCGCCGGCGCGCTGCTGGCCGGCCTGCTTCCCCGCCTGGTGGAGGGCCGGCCGTTCTCGATGCCGATAGCGTTCCTCGGCCTCGGCATGCTGGTCTTCGCGATCCCGTCGCCGCTGCCGGACCTGGACCCGATGGCGCACCCGGAGCTGACCGAGCACCTGACCGAGCTGGGCGTGCTGGTCGCGCTGATGGGTGCCGGCCTGAAGATCGACCGGCCGATCGGGCTGCGGCGCTGGTCGGCGGTGTGGCGGCTGCTGGCGCTGGCGATGCCGTTGACGATCGCCGCGGTCGCGCTGCTCGGCTGGGCCTGGGCCGGCCTGGGCCCGGCGGCCGCGCTGCTGCTGGCCGCCTCGCTCGCGCCGACCGATCCGGTGCTGGCCGCGGAGGTGCAGGTCGGCGAGCCGACCGACGAGGAGGACTCGGAGGACGAGGTCCGGTTCTCGCTGACCGCGGAGGCGGGACTGAACGACGGGCTGGCATTCCCGTTCGTCGCGCTGGCGCTCGCCATGATCCCGGGCCTGACCTGGGGTTCTCTCGGCCACTGGGCGCTCGTCGACGTGGGCTGGAAGATCGCCGCCGGGGTGGCCGGCGGCACCGCGGTCGGATGGCTGCTGGGCTGGCTGTTCTTCCGGGCGCGCCCGGAGCGGCTGCGGCCGGCGCTGCACGCGGAGGGCCTGATGGCGCTGGCCGCGACGTTCCTGGCCTACGGCGCCACGGAAATGATCGGCGGGTACGGCTTCCTCGCGGTGTTCGTGGCCGCGCGCGCGATCCGGGGTGCCGAGCGGGGCCACGAGTACCACCAGGTGTTGCACGACTTCTCGGAGCAGATCGAGCGGCTGCTCACCGTGCTGCTCCTGCTGCTGCTCGGCGGTGCCGTGGTCGACGGGCTGCTGAAGCCGCTGACCTGGGGCGCGGCCGCGACCGGTCTGGCGCTGGTGTTCCTGATCCGCCCGCTGGCCGGACGCCTGTCGCTGATCGGGGCGCCGGGCCGGCGCGCGGAGCACTGGGTGGTGGGCATCTTCGGGATACGGGGTGTCGGCACGTTCTTCTACCTCGCCTACGCGCTCGGCCACGCGGAGATCCCGGACGCTCCGTTGCTCTGGGCAACCGCCGCCTTCGTCGTGATCATCTCGGTGGTGCTACACGGTGTAGCGGCCACGCCCGTGATGGCGAAGCTCGATCGAATGCACGAGCGCTCGCACGTGCAGCAGGAACGTGCAGGTGACGCGTGCGATCAAGAAGACACTCGATGCACCGTACAAGTAACGCCGAGTAAGCAATAA
- a CDS encoding HAD family hydrolase, with product MGERRGVLFDVDGTLVDTTYLHAVCWWSALREYGHDVPMAVIHRAVGMGGDRIPGHLLGDDRDPAQDDALRAAHKTFYGRYRGDLRPLPGARELLFACAERGLTVVLASSADAEELDALRKALDADDAIAAATSSADAREGGSKPAPDILEAALAQSGVDPARAVFVGDSVWDVAAAGRLNLPCIGLTCGGTCKSELAGAGAVAVYDDPAALLALLEESPLGLLR from the coding sequence ATGGGTGAGCGACGCGGGGTTCTCTTCGACGTGGACGGGACGCTGGTGGATACCACGTACCTGCACGCGGTCTGCTGGTGGTCGGCGCTGCGTGAGTACGGGCACGACGTACCGATGGCGGTGATCCACCGTGCGGTGGGCATGGGTGGTGACCGGATCCCGGGGCACCTGCTCGGCGACGACCGCGATCCGGCGCAGGACGACGCGCTGCGCGCGGCGCACAAGACCTTCTACGGCCGGTACCGGGGTGATCTGCGGCCGCTGCCGGGCGCGCGCGAGCTGCTGTTCGCGTGCGCGGAGCGGGGCCTGACCGTGGTGCTGGCCTCGTCCGCGGACGCCGAGGAGCTGGACGCGCTGCGCAAGGCGCTGGACGCGGACGACGCGATCGCCGCGGCGACGTCGTCCGCGGACGCGCGGGAGGGCGGCAGCAAGCCGGCGCCGGACATCCTGGAGGCCGCGCTGGCACAGTCCGGTGTCGACCCGGCGCGCGCGGTGTTCGTCGGCGACTCGGTGTGGGACGTGGCGGCCGCGGGCCGGCTGAACCTGCCGTGCATCGGGCTGACCTGCGGTGGCACCTGCAAGAGCGAGCTGGCCGGGGCCGGCGCGGTGGCGGTCTACGACGATCCGGCCGCGCTGCTGGCGCTGCTCGAGGAGTCTCCGCTCGGGCTGCTCCGGTAG